The stretch of DNA GAATGTGTGTCCTTGATAGCCTTCACCTGAAAGGAGCGCACTCAAAATGAGCGGGGGTTCGATGAATTCGTGATCGTCGATTTCGCCGTAGACATCGTGAAATTCCAGGCCGGAAAAGAGCCCGTGACTGAATGAGAGTTCGCCGTAAGTGGAAATAAAGCCGCCGGTGGGGCGCAGTTCGTAGTTGTTTTGAAAGAGTACAAGGTAGGTGCGATTGCCAAATGGAAAACCGGTGAAGCCCGCCGTGCGCCAAAACATGAATCGAAACGGCCCCATGAGCAGCCATACAAAAAAGATGAGGATGGCAAAGATGGCCAGAGCCCATTTTAGGACGCGTTTGGGTAGGGATTTTTTGCGTGAGTGCGCAGCGGTTTCCGTTCGTTTGTTTTCGTGAAAGTGGGAGGGGGTGTATCCGCTGGTGCCGTAAGAAGGGTCGAACATAGGGGGATTGGGGCTTGAGGCGGTGGGTTGAGGACGGTGGGTTGAGGCGGGTGCCCGGTAGGCTTGTGAGGGGCGCCGCTTGGGCTTGCCTCCATCATAAACGGCCTGATCGGGAAGGTCTAGCAGAGTTTTTTGTGGCGGAGGCGATGGTTGAGAGGGCGGCGATTGGGCCGAGCGAATGGTATGGCGGCGCCCAAAAGGTGACTACACCCTCACCGTGGTTTTTGTCATGGGGAAAGGAGCATTTGAACCTGTTAACGGGGTGGTTTTGTGATAGAATGGAGTTTCAATAACCCCCTCGCTATGACCGACATTGAACTCTATAGAAAAGCTAAGTTTTTTGGAAAGAATGCTCTCTTGTGGCGGAGGAAGTTTATGGGCTTGCTGCCGGAGGTGCAGCGGAGGCGACTCTATGAGAAGCGCGGCTTCGGGTCCATTTTTGAATTTTCTTTTAAGTTGGCCGGTTTGAGTGAAGAGCAAGTGAGAAGGGTTTTACAGCTGGAGAGGAAGTTTGAGGGGGTGCCTGTTTTGAAGGAGCTGCTGGAGAGTGGAGCAGTGAGTGTGAATAAACTGGCGAGGGTGGCTTCTATTGCGACTGTGGCGAACCAGGAGGACTTGGCGGAAGCGGTGAGGGTTTTGCCCAAAAGCGCAGTGGAAACTTTGGTGAGAGATGAGCGATTTCAAAAATCAAATGGCTTATTTAAGCCACAAATTGAAGTAAAATCTGTGCCCGGGCACTTGAACTTGGATGAAAAAGTTGTGGGCCGCCTGTTGGAGCTGCAGGGGAAAGGCATAGACCTCAATGCAATGATGATGGAAATGTTGGACCGAAGGGAGCAAGAAATTGCAGAGGAAAAAGTGGCTATTGCGGAGGATTTGCCTGAAACGCAGTCGCGACATGTGCCTGTGCGAACCAAGAAAGTATTGCGGAAGGAACACGGCACTAAGTGCTCCATCGCCAGCTGCAGGAGGCCGGCGGAACAGCTGCACCACACGCAAACCTTTGCCCTGAGCCACCGCCACGATCCGCACTATCTCGCGCCGCTCTGTAAAGAGCACCACATTTTGGCGCATTCGGTAAATCTGAAAGTGTGGGAGAGAAGGGTGGAGGCGATCAGTTGATCACCAGGGAGTCGAGGATTTTTTGAATGGCCTCTGCCTCTTGATGATTGGCACCCGTGAATACTCCAATGAAAAGATATTCGGTGGCGTTCGTTTCCACTACAAAGGTCTCGTCTTGACACTGGATGGCTTCGTAACCTGAGGATTCTGCTTGAAAAGCGCTTTGACCACCCAAGGTCAATGCTTGCAAACTTCCGCCCAGCATGCCCATGCCACCTTGCTCGCTGTAAAGATTTGCGCGGATGAAGTCCTCAAACGACAAATTGCCGTCTTTTGACATGGGGAGGGTGAATATCAGATGAGCTTGGCCCTCTTGGCAACCATCCATTATGGGCAGCTTGGAGAGGTCAATGCGGTAAAACTCTAGGGATCCATCCATCTCAAAGGTCCAATCGGCGGGGAAGTCGAATTGAATGCCGTAATCGGGATCATTGAAGGTTTTGTAACCATCGCCATCTTCGTCGGTGGGCTCCATTTGTGCAAATTTTTCCTCAGCCGCTTCTCGATCTTCAGTTCTCTCTTCTCTGGTTTCGGCAAGTTTCTCATTCATGGCTGCTTCGTCTTGAGCCGCCTTTTCATCAAACGATAGTTCGGTGTTTTGCTGGCAGGCCGTGAGTAGAAATGTGGCCAAGAGTAGGGTTGAAAATATTTTCATATAAATGAGTTATTTCTTTTCTGCTTTCTTCGCCTTCTTCATTTTTTCCCTAGCTTTTTCGCGCATTTTGTTCTCAGCTTTTACATTTTCTTCCAGAGGGCGCATGAGGGGGAAGAGCACGCAGTCGCGGAGGTTGTCTTGATGTGTGAGCAGCGTGATGATGCGGTCGATTCCGCCGCCCCACCCTGAAATGGGAGGCATTCCGTGTTCCATGCAGTTCACATAATCCAGATCCACTTCCATGGCTTCTTCATCGCCGCCGGCACGGGCCAGGGCTTGGTCTTCGAAGCGTTTCTTTTGGTCCACGGGGTCCACGATTTCGCTGTAAGCATTGATGAGTTCCCAAGTGTTCACGAGCAATTGGAAGGTTTCACACACCATGGGATTTTTGTCGCTACGGCGAGCGAGGGGTTTGGTGCTGGCCGGGTGATTGATGACAAAACAAGGGTCCACCAATTTTGGCCGGCTGACTTTTTTGTAGAGGAAGTCGCAGAGGTTTCCGTAACCCATGGAGTCCATTTCATCGATCTGAATTTTCTTAGCCTTTATGGCCGCGCGCAGGGCGGGGGCATCGTCGTAGTGTTCATAAATATCGATGCCGCTGTCTTTTTTGATCATTTCTCCAAAATCCAGGCGGGGCCAAGGGGCTTTGAAGTCCACGATGCGGTCTTCACCGTCACGACTGCGGATGGTGACTTTGGTGCTTCCAAACAGTTCTTTGATGGCGTGGGTCAACATTTCTTCGGTGAAGTTCATGTTGTCCTCGTAATTCCAATACGCCGCGTAGTATTCGAGCATGGTGAACTCCTGCAGATGCGAGGGGTCCATGCCTTCGTTGCGGAAACATTTGGCGAATTCGTAGACGCGTTCAAAGCCTCCCGCGATGCAGCGTTTTAAGTACAGCTCAGGGGCGATGCGAAGGTAGACATCGATGTCCAAGGCGTTGTGGTGTGTGGTGAACGGGCGGGCGGTGGCGCCGGATGCGGTGGAGGCAAGCACGGGAGTTTCCACTTCAACGAATCCATGCCCATTGAGGTATTCGCGAACCAGTTGGATGAAGCGGCTGCGCATCAAGAATCTTTGCATGCTTTCCTCGTTCATAATGAGGTCGAGGTAGCGTTGGCGGTAGATCTGCTCTTGGTCCTGAATGCCGTGCCATTTTTCGGGGAGGGGGTTCAGGGTTTTTCCGAGGAACGACCACTCGCTCACCAGCACCGTGAGTTGACCGTGTTTGGTGTAAAATAGTTCTCCGCTGACACCCACAAAATCCCCCATGTCCAATTTGCGCAAAAGTTTGTACGCTGCGGGCGCGATCTGCTCCATGAAACAAATTTGTACGGTCCCCGTAAAGTCTTTGAGGTTTGCGAAGGCGAGACGGCCGTGTTCACGAAAGGTCATCAGGCGGCCACGAATGGTCACTTGGGATTTGGGGCCTTTATCGGCCAGAATTTCATCCACGGTTCGCGTCTTTTTTTCACCGAGCTTGGTGGCCGCCTCAATCGAGTGCGTGCTTTCAAAACGGGAGGGGTAGGGGTTGATGTCGAGCTTGCGAAGCTCCTCCGCTTTTCTTAAACGATCCTGGTATTCTTGAGAACTCATGTGGCTAGATTATTCAGTAAGCCGCTTCCGGTGTAAAGGCTCCTTCTACCGTGTGCTGACGGTCGATGTCGAAAAAGCGCATTTGCTCCTTCTTGAAGAGGAGTTCGGCACGGCCGGTCATACCGTGGCGGTGTTTGCGAACAAAAATATCGGTCATGCCCTGGCGATCGGTGTCTTCTTCATAATAATCTTCTCGGTACATCATGAGCACCACATCCGCATCTTGCTCAATGGCTCCGGACTCACGGAGATCGGAAAGTTGCGGGATTTTGACGGGCCTTGATTCCACTGCGCGGGAGAGCTGAGACAAGGCCATGATCGGCACATGCAGTTCTCGTGCGAGTTGCTTGAGAGATCTGGAGATTTCTGAAATTTCCTGCACGCGGTTGGTGATGGAGGTGCTGCCCTTTCCAATCGACATGAGCTGGAGATAGTCCACAATCAAAATGTCGAGGCCGTTTTCCATTTGTAAACGCCGTGCCTTGGCCCGAAGTTCCGCAATGGAAGCTCCGGGAGAATCGTCGATGAACATGCGGCAGTTGTTGAGTTGATCCATCACTTGTCCCATGCGCATAAAATCTTCTTGAGTGAGTTGGCCGGTTCGCATCTTCCAACTGTCCACGGCAAGCATGGACACAAAAAGTCGTTCCACCAATTGTTCTTTGGACATTTCGAGCGAAATAACACCCACGGTTTTCCCCTTGAGTGCGATGTTGAGCCCCATGTTGAGGGCAAAAGCGGTTTTTCCCATGGAGGGGCGGGCCGCCAAAATAATGAGATCGGAGGCTTGAAGCCCGGTGAGGATGTGATCCACGGATTGGAAACCTGTGGAGAGTCCTTTGTATTTTTCGGCCGCTTCGGGATCGTGTAGATCTGAAATTTTTTCGTAAGTTCCCGCCAAAATGTCTTTGATGTGGACGAAGCGATTGCGCAAAAAGGTTTGAGAGACTTTAAAGAGTTCTTGCTCCGCTTGATCCACCAACTCGTCCACTTCTTCCCCCTCTTTGTACCCCAATGCGGCGATGGAGCCTCCCGCACTGATGAGTTTTCGCAGAGTGGATTTTGATTTTACGATGGTCGCGTATTGGAAAACATGGGAGGCCGTGAGCACCTCATTGCTGAGTTCTTCGAGGTAGCTTTGCCCTCCCACTTCATCCAACTTTCCGTTGTCTTTGAGCCAAGTGTGCACGGTGAGCAGGTCGATGGGGGAGCGTTTGGTGAACAACTCCATCATCCCTCCGTAAATGATGCCGTGAATATCGTAATAAAAA from Candidatus Gracilibacteria bacterium encodes:
- the lysS gene encoding lysine--tRNA ligase, whose translation is MSSQEYQDRLRKAEELRKLDINPYPSRFESTHSIEAATKLGEKKTRTVDEILADKGPKSQVTIRGRLMTFREHGRLAFANLKDFTGTVQICFMEQIAPAAYKLLRKLDMGDFVGVSGELFYTKHGQLTVLVSEWSFLGKTLNPLPEKWHGIQDQEQIYRQRYLDLIMNEESMQRFLMRSRFIQLVREYLNGHGFVEVETPVLASTASGATARPFTTHHNALDIDVYLRIAPELYLKRCIAGGFERVYEFAKCFRNEGMDPSHLQEFTMLEYYAAYWNYEDNMNFTEEMLTHAIKELFGSTKVTIRSRDGEDRIVDFKAPWPRLDFGEMIKKDSGIDIYEHYDDAPALRAAIKAKKIQIDEMDSMGYGNLCDFLYKKVSRPKLVDPCFVINHPASTKPLARRSDKNPMVCETFQLLVNTWELINAYSEIVDPVDQKKRFEDQALARAGGDEEAMEVDLDYVNCMEHGMPPISGWGGGIDRIITLLTHQDNLRDCVLFPLMRPLEENVKAENKMREKAREKMKKAKKAEKK
- the dnaB gene encoding replicative DNA helicase produces the protein MPEDIRIPPHSIEAERSVLGSIMIEKNAILKIADMLHPEDFYYDIHGIIYGGMMELFTKRSPIDLLTVHTWLKDNGKLDEVGGQSYLEELSNEVLTASHVFQYATIVKSKSTLRKLISAGGSIAALGYKEGEEVDELVDQAEQELFKVSQTFLRNRFVHIKDILAGTYEKISDLHDPEAAEKYKGLSTGFQSVDHILTGLQASDLIILAARPSMGKTAFALNMGLNIALKGKTVGVISLEMSKEQLVERLFVSMLAVDSWKMRTGQLTQEDFMRMGQVMDQLNNCRMFIDDSPGASIAELRAKARRLQMENGLDILIVDYLQLMSIGKGSTSITNRVQEISEISRSLKQLARELHVPIMALSQLSRAVESRPVKIPQLSDLRESGAIEQDADVVLMMYREDYYEEDTDRQGMTDIFVRKHRHGMTGRAELLFKKEQMRFFDIDRQHTVEGAFTPEAAYGII